The region TGTCGTCGGCGCTGCTCGCGAGCGCGCATCATCCGTGGCGCGCCGCGCCGCTGCTCGCGGACGACGCGCTCCCCGACGCCCCCGCGCGCGACGTGCGCAACCCGGCCGACCTGCGCGACCTGGTCGGCACGGTCAGCGAGGCGACGTCCGAGCAGGTGGGCGCGGCGCTCGCGCACGCCGTGGCCGCCGCGCCGATCTGGCAGGCGACGCCCGTCGACGCGCGCGCCGACTGTCTCGCGCGCGCGGCCGACCTGCTCGAAGCGCAGATGCACACGCTGATGGGCCTCGTCGTGCGCGAGGCGGGCAAGTCGCTGCCGAACGCGGTCGCGGAAATCCGCGAGGCGATTGACTTCCTGCGCTACTACTCGGCGCAGATCCGCGACGAGTTCTCGAACGACACGCATCGCCCGCTGGGCCCCGTCGTCTGCATCAGCCCGTGGAATTTCCCGCTCGCGATCTTCATGGGCCAGGTGGCCGCCGCGCTCGCGGCCGGCAACACCGTGCTCGCGAAGCCGGCCGAGCAAACCCCGCTGATCGCCGCGCAGGCCGTGCGGCTGTTGCGCGAGGCCGGCGTGCCGGCGGGCGCGGTGCAGCTGCTGCCCGGCGACGGCGAGACGGTCGGCGCGGCGCTCGTGGCCGATCCGCGCACCCGTGCGGTGATGTTCACCGGCTCGACCGAAGTCGCGCGCCTGATCAACAAGACGCTGGCGTCGCGCCTCGACCCGGACGGCAAGCCGATTCCGCTGATCGCGGAGACGGGCGGCCAGAACGCGATGATCGTCGACTCGTCGGCGCTCGCCGAGCAGGTGGTCGCGGACGTCATGCAGTCGTCGTTCGACTCGGCCGGTCAACGGTGTTCGGCGCTGCGCGTTCTGTGTCTGCAGGACGATGTCGCGGATCGCACGCTGACGATGCTGAAAGGCGCGATGCGCGAGCTGGCGCTCGGCAACCCGGACCGCCTGTCGACCGACGTCGGCCCGGTGATCGACGCCGACGCGAAGCGCATGATCGACACGCACATCGCGACGATGAAGGACAAGGGGCACGGCGTGACCCAGCTGCCCGCGCCGGAGCACTGCGCGCAGGGCACCTTCGTGCCGCCGACGCTGATCGAGATCAACAGCATCGACGAGCTCAAGCGCGAGGTGTTCGGGCCGGTGCTGCACGTCGTACGCTATCGCCGTGCGGGGCTCGACAAGCTGCTCGAACAGATCCGCGCGACGGGCTATGGCCTCACGCTCGGGATCCACACGCGGATCGACGAGACGATCGCGCATGTGATCGGGCATGCGCACGTCGGCAACATCTACGTGAACCGCAACGTGATCGGCGCGGTGGTCGGGGTCCAGCCGTTCGGCGGCGAGGGCCTGTCGGGCACGGGTCCGAAGGCGGGCGGCGCGCTCTACCTGCAGCGCCTGCTCGCGACGCGGCCGGCGGGCCTGCCGAAGTCGCTCGCGACCTCGCTGGTCGCGGAGGCGGCGACGGACGGCGCGGCCGCGCAGCCGACGGCGGCGCTGACCGCGCTGCGCGACTGGCTGATCGAGCAGCGCGAGCCGGCCTGCGCGGCGCGTTGCGACGGCTACCTGTCGCACGTGCCGGCGGGTGCAACCGCGGTGCTCGCAGGGCCGACGGGCGAGCGCAACACGTATACACTCGGGGCGCGCGGCACGGTGCTGTGCGTCGCGGCGACGCCGGGCGGCGCGCGCGCGCAGTTCGCGGCGGTGCTCGCGACCGGCAACCGCGCATTGTTCGCCGGCGCGGCGGGCGAGGCGCTGGCGGCTGCGCTGCCGGCCGCGCTGAAGCCGTACGCGAGCGTGCGCAAGCAGGCCGACGCGTCGTTCGACGCGGTGCTGTTCGAAGGCGACAGCGACGAGCTGCTCGCGCTGGTGAAGGAGGTCGCGCAACGGCCGGGGCCGATCGTGTCGGTGCAGGGCGTGGCGGCGGGTGCGTTCGAGCACGGCGATGAGGATTACGCGCTCGAACGCTTGTTGACCGAGCGTTCGGTCAGCGTGAATACCGCGGCGGCGGGCGGCAATGCAAATTTGATGACGATCGGCTAGCCATCCTGGCTGATCGACTCAAGCAAACGGAAGCGGCACGGTGAACCCGATGCCGCTCCATTTACCCTGGTACCTAGGAGAAGCTATGCAACACACGATGAAAAAGCTGGCAGGCGCGACGTTCGTTGCGGTCATGTCGCTCGCGGGGACGGCGCATGCAGATGACGTCAAGATTGGCTATGCAGGGCCGATGACGGGTGCCCAGGCTCACTACGGCAAGGACATGCAGAACGGCATCGCGCTCGCGATCGACGACATCAACGCGTCGAAGCCGACGATCGGCGGCAAGCCCATCAAGTTCGTGCTCGACACGCAGGACGACCAGGCCGATCCGCGCACCGGCACGACGGTGGCCCAGAAGCTCGTCGACGACGGCATCAAGGGCATGCTCGGCCACTTCAATTCGGGCACGACGATCCCGGCATCGCGCATCTACGCGAACGCGGGCATCCCGCAGATCGCGATGGCGACCGCGCCCGAGTACACGCAGCAAGGCTACAAGACGACCTTCCGGATGATGACGTCCGACACGCAGCAGGGCTCGGTGGCGGGCACCTTCGCGGTGAAGGATCTCGGCATGAAGAAGATCGCGATCGTCGACGACCGCACCGCGTACGGCCAGGGCCTCGCCGACCAGTTCGAGAAGGCGGCGAAGGCGGCGGGCGGCACGATCATCGATCGCGAGTTCACCAACGACAAGGCGGTCGACTTCAAGGCGATTCTGACCAAGATCAAGTCGTCGAAGCCGGACCTCGTCTACTACGGCGGCGCGGATTCGCAAGCCGCGCCGATGGCCAAGCAGATGAAGACGCTCGGCCTCACGGCACCGCTGATGGGCGGCGAGATGGTCAAGACCCCGACCTTCCTGAAGATCGCGGGCGACGCGGCCAACGGCACGATCGCCTCGCTGGCGGGCCTGCCGCTGACCGAAATGCCGGGCGGCAAGGCGTACGCGGACAAGTACAAGAAGCGCTTCGGCGAAGACGTGCAGACCTACTCGCCGTATGCCTACGACGGCGCGATGGCGATGTTCGACGCGATGAAGAAGGCGAACTCGACGGATCCGGCCAAGTACCTGCCGTTCCTCGCGAAGACCGACATGGCGGGCGTGACCTCGACGCACGTCGCGTATGACGCGAAGGGCGACCTGAAGAACGGTGGCATCACGATGTACAAGGTCGAGAACGGCGACTGGAAGCCGCTGAAGAGCATCGGCGGCAAGTAAGCGCGGATTCGATTCGGGCATCAAGGGCGGCGCCTTCGGGCGCCGCTTTTTTTCGCGCGGCGTGCGGGCCATGACCTCAGCGCATGGCCCGCATGACAACTTTTCGATTGTCCGCATCCGGCGCCTGAGGCTCAATCCGTTGACGGACGGCGCGCGGCCAGGTCGCGCCGCCGTGTTCCACACCAGGAGGAGAGCCATGCAGAGCGCCGCCGCGCCCCGTTCGAAGCTGCCCGACGTCGGCACGACGATCTTCACCGTGATCGGCCAGCTGGCCGCCGAATACGATGCGCTGAACCTGTCGCAGGGGGCGCCCAACTTCGCGCCCGACCCGGCGCTCGTCGAGCGCGCGAGCCGCGCGATGCGCGACGGACACAATCAGTACGCGCCGATGGCCGGCGTCGCCGCGCTGCGCGACGCGCTCGCTGACAAGACCGAGCGCCTGTACGGCACCCGCTACGATCCGGCCACGGAGATCACCGTGGTCGCGAGCGCGAGCGAGGGGCTCTACGCGGCGATCAGCGCGCTCGTGCATCCCGGCGACGAGGTGATCTACTTCGAGCCGTCGTTCGACAGCTATGCGCCGATCGTGCGCCTGCAGGGCGCGACGCCCGTCGCGCTCAAGCTCGCGGCGCCGACGTTCCGGATCGACTGGGACGCGGTCGCGGCCGCGCTCACGCCGCGCACGCGCATGCTGATCCTCAACACGCCGCACAATCCGACCGCGACGATCCTCGGCGACGACGATCTCGTGCGGCTCGCGGCGCTCACGCGCGACACCGGCATCGTGATTCTGTCGGACGAGGTGTACGAGCACGTCGTGTTCGACGGCGCGCGCCATCTCGGCATGGCGCGCGACCCCGCGCTCGCGGCGCGCAGCGTGATCGTGTCGTCGTTCGGCAAGTCGTATCACGTGACCGGCTGGCGGATCGGCTATTGCCTCGCGCCCGCCGCGCTGATGGACGAGATCCGCAAGGTGCATCAGTTCATGGTGTTCTCGGCCGATACGCCGATGCAGCATGCGTTCGCCGAGACGCTCGCGGAGCCGTCCTCGTATCTCGGGCTCGGCGCGTTCTACCAGCGCAAGCGCGACCTGTTCGCCGCTGCGCTCGCCGGGTCGCGCTTCGAACTGCTGCCGAGCGAGGGCTCGTTCTTCATGCTCGCGCGCTTCCGGCATTTTTCCGACGAATCCGACAGCGCGTTCGTGCAGCGGCTGATTCGCGACGCGCGCGTCGCGACGATCCCGTTGTCGGCGTTCTACACGGACGGCACCGACACGGGCTTGATCCGCCTCAGCTTCGCGAAGGACGACGCGACGCTGCTCGAAGGCGCGCGGCGCCTGTGTGGCGTGTGACGCCGCGCATTCCACTGTTGCCAAGGAGAATTTCGATGAAACGATTGACCTTCCGATTCGCGCTGGCCGGCGCGCTGGGCTTGCTTTGCATCGCGGGCGGCGGCGCGGCGTGGGCCGCCGATGCGTCGCAGACGCTGCGCTTCGGCGTCGAGGCGCAGTATCCGCCGTTCGAATCGAAGGCGGCCGACGGTTCGCTGCAGGGTTTCGACATCGATGTCGGCAATGCGGTCTGCCAGGCGGCGAAGCTTAGCTGCAAATGGGTCGAGACGTCGTTCGACGGCTTGATCCCGGCCCTGCAGGGGCGCAAGTTCGATGCGATCAATTCGTCGATGAACGCCACCGCGCAGCGACGCCAGGCGATCGATTTCTCGACGATCGTCTATCACGTGCCGACCCGTTTGATCGCGCGCGTGTCGAGCGGGCTCGGCTCCACACCCGAGGTGCTCAAGGGGCGCAGGGTGGGCGTGCTGCAGGGCTCGATCCAGGAGACCTACGCGAAGGTGCACTGGGCGCCGGCGGGCGTGGGCGTCGTGTCGTACCAGGACCAGAATCAGGCCTATGCGGACCTCGTCGCCGGGCGGCTCGACGCGACGCTGGTGCTCGCGCCGGCTGGTCAGCGCGGGTTCCTGTCGCGTCCGGACAGCAAGGGCTTCGGGTTCGTCGGCGAGCCGGTGCGCGACGAGCGGATCCTCGGCAACGGCGTGGCGTTCGGTGTGCGCAAGGGCGACGACGCGCTGCGCGTGCGCCTGAACGCGGCGATCGAGCGGCTCAAGGCCGACGGCACCGTGGCGGCGCTGGGCCGCAAGTATTTCGGCGAGATCGATATTTCCGTGCGGTGAGCGAGTGGGCGCGCGGGAGGTTCCCGTGCGCGATCGTGAGGCCGGTCTTGCTTGAACGCTCACCTCGGGCGCTCACCTCGGGCACTTACCTCGGGCACTTACCTCGGGCACTTACCTCGGGCACTTACCTCGGGCGCTTACCTCAGGCGCTTACCTCAGGCGTCCGCCTGCGACAGGCGTTCGGCGATGTCCCGCAGCCATGCCTCGCTCCAGGTCAGCGCGCCGACCTTCAAATGCTCGACGACGCTGCGCACCCAGCCCAGCTCGGCTTTGAGCGTCGCCTCCAGCAGTTCGCTATCCAGCAGGAACAGGCGTGGAATCTGCCGCGCCTGCGCTTCATTGCGCGCGGCTTCAAGGCGCGCCAGTTCACTTTCGAGCGCGCCGATGCGCGCGTCGAGCTGGCGCCGCGCATCCTCGACCGACAGCAGCGGCAGGATCGACAACGCAACCGGAAACGACGGGAATTCGCGCGCGGGTTCCGCGAGCTGCTCGCGCAGCCACGCGCGCGCCGTGTCGCGGCCCAGGTTGGTGATCGCGTAGACGGTGCGCTCGGGAAACGCGCCGTCGCGCGCGGTGTCGTGCACGACGATCAGCGCGTCGCGCAGCAGACGGTCGAGGGTCTGGTACAGGCTGTTGCGCTGCCGGACGTTGATGACCTCGTCCTTGCCGCGCAGCTTGATCAACTGCTGGATGCGGTAGGCGTGCATCGGCGCTTCGGTGAGCATGGCAAGCACGGCCAGCGCCAGGGGGGAGTAGCGAGACATGATATGAATAGTTCATTTATGTCTAGTTATTCTATGACTAGTCATGAATGAACTCAAGCCGGAACTCATCCGCCCCGGCCGTCCGCCAGCCCTTAGCCGACGTGCGTGCGCTTCGCGGGCGGCGCGACGGTTTCCATCGTCGCGAGGCCATGCACGATGCCGCAGTCCTCGACCGTATGCTCGCCCTGGCATTGCTCGCGCAGCACGGCGAGCTGCGTCTTCAGGTGCTGCAGCTCGGTCAGGCGCGCCTCGACGTGGCCGATGTGCTCGTCGAGCAGCGTGTTGATCGAGTCGCAGCGGTCGGCGGGATCGTCGGTCAGGCGCAGCAGCGCGCGAATCTCGTCGTGCGTCATGTCGAGCGCGCGGCAATTGCGGATGAAGCGCAGGCGCTCGACGTGCGTCTCCGTGTAGTTGCGGTAGTTCGAATCGGTCCGCTCCGCATCGGGCATCAGGCCCTCTTTCTCGTAAAAACGGATCGTCTCGGGAGTGCAGCGGGCGGCCTTGGCCAATTCACCGATCTTCATTCCACTCTCCTTACGGAACACTTGACCCTGTAGTGGCTTCAAGGTGTTAACTGTACACCGTCAGCTAATCAGGAGGTTGCAATGACCGAAGCCACCCAGGCGCGAGACCGGCTCCGCGACGCGGAACATGTCCACGACGAAACGTGCGCAGGCGCGCACGGGCACGCTCATCGCGGCCATGCACAGGGCCAGGACGGCCACGTTCATGGCGCGCCGGGGCGCGTCGATGCGCCGCGTGCGCAAACGCACGATCACGCGCACGGTGCGGGCTGCGGCCACGACCACGAACATGGCCGCGAGCACGAGCATGCACCGGCTCGCGGGGGCGTCGATACGCCGCGCGGCAAGGCGCACGAGCATGCGCACGGCGAGGGTTGCAGCCACGACCATGAGCACGATCAAGTCGTCGTTCGCGAGGGCGTCGATACGCCGCGCGCGGACGGGCGCGAGCACGCGCATGACCACGCGCACGGCGGGGGTTGCAGCCACGACCATGAGCAAGCATCCGTTCGCGAGGGTGTCGATACGCCGCGCACAAAGGAGCACGAGCACACGCACGGCGCGAGCTGCGGTCATAGCCACGATCACGCTCATGCGCACGACCACGACCACGACCACGCGCACGACCACGGCACAGACAGCTGCTGCGCGCCGGCCGCGCTCGCACTCGCGCCGCTGCCGGGGGCCAGCGCGGCCGCGAACGGCAACCTGCGTTCGGCGTTCCGGATCATGCAGATGGACTGCCCGACCGAGGAAACGCTGATCCGCAAGAAGCTCGGCGGCATGAAGGAAGTGGCGACGCTCGAATTCAACCTGATGCAGCGCATGCTGACGGTCGAGCACGTGCCGGGCGCGGAAGCCGCGATCACGAGCGCGATCCGTTCGCTCGGCATGACGCCGGAAGCCGCCGGCAACGCCGGCCCCGGCCCCGCGGCGCTGCCCGCCGAGCGCGCGAAGCCGTGGTGGCCGCTCGCGCTGGCGGGCGTCGCGGCGATCGCGTCGGAGGCGGCCACCTGGTTCGGGCTGCCGACCTGGCTCGCGGCCGCGCTCGCGGTGCTGGCGGTCGCTGCCTGCGGCCTCACCACCTACAAGAAAGGCTGGATCGCGATCCGCAACGGCAACCTCAACATCAATGCGCTGATGAGCATTGCGGTGACGGGCGCGATGGTGATCGGTCAATGGCCGGAGGCCGCGATGGTGATGGTGTTGTTCACCATCGCGGAATTGATCGAGGCGAAGTCGCTCGATCGCGCGCGCAACGCGATCCAGGGGCTCATGCGGCTCGCGCCGGACACCGCCACGGTGCGCCAGCCCGACGGCTCGTGGGCGACCATCGAGGCGGCGCAGGTCGTGCTCGGCGCGGTGGTGCGCGTGAAGCCGGGCGAGCGCATCGGCCTCGACGGCGAGATCGTGTCCGGCCGCTCGACCGTGAACCAGGCGCCGATCACCGGCGAAAGCCTGCCCGTCGAAAAAGGCCAGGGCGATCCGGTGTTCGCCGGCACCATCAACGAATCGGGCTCGTTCGAGTATCGGGTCACGGCCGTGGCGGGCAACACCACGCTCGCGCGCATCATCCACGCCGTCGAGGAGGCGCAGGGCGCCAAGGCGCCGACGCAGCGCTTCGTCGATCAGTTCGCGCGGGTCTATACGCCGGTCGTGTTCGCGATCGCCTTGCTGGTCGCGATCGTGCCGCCGCTCCTGATCGACGGCGCATGGCGCGACTGGATCTACCGCGCGCTGGTGCTGCTCGTGATCGCGTGTCCGTGCGCGCTGGTGATCTCGACGCCGGTGACGATCGTGTCCGGCCTCGCGGCGGCCGCGCGACGCGGCATTCTCGTGAAGGGCGGCGTGTACCTGGAGGAAGGCCGCAAGCTGGTCTGGCTGGCACTCGACAAGACCGGCACGATCACGCACGGCAAGCCGGTGCAGACCGATTTCGAGCTGCGCGCGGCCGATGTCGACGCGGCGCGCGTGCGCCATCTGGCGGCCAGTCTCGCGAGCCGTTCCGACCACCCGGTGTCGCAGGCGGTTGCGGCGGCGGCGCGCGGCGACGCGGCGCCGGCCGGCGCGTTCGCGGAAGTGGCCGAGTTCGAGGCGATCCCCGGGCGCGGCGTGCGCGGCACGATCGACGGCACGGCCTACTGGCTCGGCAACCATCGCCTCGTCGAGGAGCTGAAGCGTTGCTCGCCTGCGCTGGAAGAGCGGCTTGACGCGCTCGAGAAGCAGGGCAAGACGGTCGTGATGCTGATCGACGCCGCGCGGGTGCTGGGGCTGTTCGCAGTCGCGGACACGGTGAAGGAGACGAGCCGCGAGGCTGTCGCTGAACTGCACGCGCTCGGCATCCGCACCGCGATGCTGACGGGCGACAACCCGCATACGGCGTCGGCGATCGCGGCCCAGGTCGGGATCGACGATGCGCGCGGCAACCAGCTGCCCGAAGACAAGCTCGCGGCGGTCAACGAGCTGGCGGCGGGGCCGGGCGCGGTCGGGATGGTCGGCGATGGCATCAACGACGCGCCGGCGCTCGCGCGCGCTGATATCGGTTTCGCGATGGGCGCGATGGGCACCGATACGGCGATCGAGACGGCCGACGTCGCGCTGATGGACGACGACCTGCGCAAGATTCCCGCGTTCGTGCGCCTGTCGCGCGCGACCCACCGCGTGCTGGTGCAGAACATCGGTTTCGCGTTGCTGGTGAAGCTGGTGTTCCTCGGTCTCACTATCGCGGGGCTCGGCACGATGTGGATGGCGGTGTTCGCGGATGCGGGCGCGAGCCTGATCGTGGTCGGCAACGGCCTGCGTCTATTGCGTCAACAACGTTGAACGGAGGCGGAAGATGAGTCTGCTCAAATGGATCACCGGCGGCCACGGCCGCGGACATGGCGGGGGTTTTTCGCGCGGGCACGGCGGCGGGCACGGCGGCTACGGCTGGGGCAACCAGGGCGGCCATTCGAACGGTGGCTTTCCGCCGCCGTCGGGCAGCGGTCCGCTGCAAAACCTGGCTTGTGCGCGCTGCGGCGCGCTCAACGGCGCGGCTGCGCAGTTCTGTTCGCAATGCGGCGTGTCGCAGAAGCCCGCCGCGTGCGGCAAATGCAGCGCGGCGCTCGATGCGGCCGCGCGCTTCTGCCAGCGGTGCGGGACGCAGGTCGCCTAGACCAGGCGCGGGCCGGAGGGCGGGCGGATGCCCGCCCTCCGGCGCTTTCACTCGGCGCTTTCACTCGGCGCTTTCACTCGGCGCTTTCACTCGGCGCTTTCACTCGGCGCTTTCACTCGGCGCTTTCACTCGGCGCTTTCACTCGGCGCTTTCACTCGGCGCTTTCACTCGGCGCTTTCACTCGGCGCTTTCACTCGGCGCTTTCACTCGGCGCTTTCACTCGGCGCTTTCACTCGGCGCTTTCACTCGGCGCTTTCACTCGGCGCTTTCACTCGGCGCTTTCACTCGGCGCTTTCACTCGGCGCTTTCACTCGGCGCTTTCCTTCACCGCAGCGGCAGATGGATTTCCGTCAGCAGCTCGGCGGGGCGCACCTCCTGCGGCGAATTCAGATACAGCTCGAACGACGGCGCGTCGGCCGCCTCGCGGCCCGAGTCCGGCAGCCAGGTGCCGTACAGCCAGTCGTAGGTCTCGGCAAGCTGTTGGTAAGGCCCGCGATGCGTGAGCACCGCATATTCGCCGCCCGCGATCACGGTGCGCGCCACCGGCGGCTCGACCGTCACGCCGGCCGCGCGCGGCCCCAGCGCGAAGCAGGCCTTCGAACGCAACTGCGCGGCGGGCGTCGCATCCGGATCGTCATAGAAGATGCCGATGCAGCGCGTGTCCGGACCGAACAGGTCGCGCACGCCGATCCAGCCCGCGAGTTGCTCGAACGCGAGACCGATCTCCGGATACGGGCCGACATGGTCCACCGACAACACCTCGATCGGATCGAGGTGACGCAAGACGACTTCATGCTGGGTCATGGATGACGCTCCTGGTTGCGATGAAAGGGCGGGTTGCGCCACGCGCCGGCTCCGGTACTGCGCGGGCGGCATGCCGAACGCGTCGCGAAACGCGCGGCTGAACGCATGCGGCGAGCCGTAGCCGGCGCGCTGCGCGATGTCGCTGATCGGCCGCCCCGTCCGGATCAGGTCGTCCGCCGCGCGTGCGAGCCGGATGCGCCGCACGGTCGCCACCACCGACTCACCGTAGAGCCCCTGGTAGATCCGGTGCCAGTGATAGGGCGACAGACACGCAACCTCGGCGAGCCGGTTCAGGTCCAGCGGTTCGTCGA is a window of Burkholderia sp. FERM BP-3421 DNA encoding:
- the putA gene encoding trifunctional transcriptional regulator/proline dehydrogenase/L-glutamate gamma-semialdehyde dehydrogenase gives rise to the protein MASTTLGVKVDDLLRSRLKDAASRLERTPHWLIKQAIFAYLERIEHGQLPPELSGHPGVTELSDHPAESDEDGAPHPFLEFAQSVQPQSVLRAAITAAYRRPEPECVPFLLGQARLPANLAADVQTLAGTLVEALREKSTGGGVEGLIHEFSLSSQEGVALMCLAEALLRIPDRATRDALIRDKISKGDWRSHVGHAPSLFVNAATWGLMITGKLVTTNSEAGLSSALTRLIGKGGEPLIRKGVDMAMRLMGEQFVTGETISEALANSRKYEARGFRYSYDMLGEAATTEEDAQRYYASYEQAIHAIGKAAGGRGIYEGPGISIKLSALHARYSRVQQERTMSELLPRVRALALLARRYDIGLNIDAEEADRLELSLDLLEALCFDPELAGWNGIGFVVQAYQKRCPFVIDYLVDLARRSRHRLMVRLVKGAYWDSEIKRAQVDGLEGYPVYTRKIYTDVSYLACAKKLLGAPDAVYPQFATHNAHTLSAIYHLAGQNYYPGQYEFQCLHGMGEPLYEEVTGRDKMNRPCRVYAPVGTHETLLAYLVRRLLENGANTSFVNRIADKTVSVKELIADPVDEASKLAPLGAPHAKIPLPRQLYGDERPNSMGLDLSNEHRLASLSSALLASAHHPWRAAPLLADDALPDAPARDVRNPADLRDLVGTVSEATSEQVGAALAHAVAAAPIWQATPVDARADCLARAADLLEAQMHTLMGLVVREAGKSLPNAVAEIREAIDFLRYYSAQIRDEFSNDTHRPLGPVVCISPWNFPLAIFMGQVAAALAAGNTVLAKPAEQTPLIAAQAVRLLREAGVPAGAVQLLPGDGETVGAALVADPRTRAVMFTGSTEVARLINKTLASRLDPDGKPIPLIAETGGQNAMIVDSSALAEQVVADVMQSSFDSAGQRCSALRVLCLQDDVADRTLTMLKGAMRELALGNPDRLSTDVGPVIDADAKRMIDTHIATMKDKGHGVTQLPAPEHCAQGTFVPPTLIEINSIDELKREVFGPVLHVVRYRRAGLDKLLEQIRATGYGLTLGIHTRIDETIAHVIGHAHVGNIYVNRNVIGAVVGVQPFGGEGLSGTGPKAGGALYLQRLLATRPAGLPKSLATSLVAEAATDGAAAQPTAALTALRDWLIEQREPACAARCDGYLSHVPAGATAVLAGPTGERNTYTLGARGTVLCVAATPGGARAQFAAVLATGNRALFAGAAGEALAAALPAALKPYASVRKQADASFDAVLFEGDSDELLALVKEVAQRPGPIVSVQGVAAGAFEHGDEDYALERLLTERSVSVNTAAAGGNANLMTIG
- a CDS encoding branched-chain amino acid ABC transporter substrate-binding protein yields the protein MQHTMKKLAGATFVAVMSLAGTAHADDVKIGYAGPMTGAQAHYGKDMQNGIALAIDDINASKPTIGGKPIKFVLDTQDDQADPRTGTTVAQKLVDDGIKGMLGHFNSGTTIPASRIYANAGIPQIAMATAPEYTQQGYKTTFRMMTSDTQQGSVAGTFAVKDLGMKKIAIVDDRTAYGQGLADQFEKAAKAAGGTIIDREFTNDKAVDFKAILTKIKSSKPDLVYYGGADSQAAPMAKQMKTLGLTAPLMGGEMVKTPTFLKIAGDAANGTIASLAGLPLTEMPGGKAYADKYKKRFGEDVQTYSPYAYDGAMAMFDAMKKANSTDPAKYLPFLAKTDMAGVTSTHVAYDAKGDLKNGGITMYKVENGDWKPLKSIGGK
- a CDS encoding pyridoxal phosphate-dependent aminotransferase, which gives rise to MQSAAAPRSKLPDVGTTIFTVIGQLAAEYDALNLSQGAPNFAPDPALVERASRAMRDGHNQYAPMAGVAALRDALADKTERLYGTRYDPATEITVVASASEGLYAAISALVHPGDEVIYFEPSFDSYAPIVRLQGATPVALKLAAPTFRIDWDAVAAALTPRTRMLILNTPHNPTATILGDDDLVRLAALTRDTGIVILSDEVYEHVVFDGARHLGMARDPALAARSVIVSSFGKSYHVTGWRIGYCLAPAALMDEIRKVHQFMVFSADTPMQHAFAETLAEPSSYLGLGAFYQRKRDLFAAALAGSRFELLPSEGSFFMLARFRHFSDESDSAFVQRLIRDARVATIPLSAFYTDGTDTGLIRLSFAKDDATLLEGARRLCGV
- a CDS encoding ABC transporter substrate-binding protein, with translation MKRLTFRFALAGALGLLCIAGGGAAWAADASQTLRFGVEAQYPPFESKAADGSLQGFDIDVGNAVCQAAKLSCKWVETSFDGLIPALQGRKFDAINSSMNATAQRRQAIDFSTIVYHVPTRLIARVSSGLGSTPEVLKGRRVGVLQGSIQETYAKVHWAPAGVGVVSYQDQNQAYADLVAGRLDATLVLAPAGQRGFLSRPDSKGFGFVGEPVRDERILGNGVAFGVRKGDDALRVRLNAAIERLKADGTVAALGRKYFGEIDISVR
- a CDS encoding PadR family transcriptional regulator; this translates as MSRYSPLALAVLAMLTEAPMHAYRIQQLIKLRGKDEVINVRQRNSLYQTLDRLLRDALIVVHDTARDGAFPERTVYAITNLGRDTARAWLREQLAEPAREFPSFPVALSILPLLSVEDARRQLDARIGALESELARLEAARNEAQARQIPRLFLLDSELLEATLKAELGWVRSVVEHLKVGALTWSEAWLRDIAERLSQADA
- the cadR gene encoding Cd(II)/Pb(II)-responsive transcriptional regulator, with amino-acid sequence MKIGELAKAARCTPETIRFYEKEGLMPDAERTDSNYRNYTETHVERLRFIRNCRALDMTHDEIRALLRLTDDPADRCDSINTLLDEHIGHVEARLTELQHLKTQLAVLREQCQGEHTVEDCGIVHGLATMETVAPPAKRTHVG
- a CDS encoding heavy metal translocating P-type ATPase, with the protein product MTEATQARDRLRDAEHVHDETCAGAHGHAHRGHAQGQDGHVHGAPGRVDAPRAQTHDHAHGAGCGHDHEHGREHEHAPARGGVDTPRGKAHEHAHGEGCSHDHEHDQVVVREGVDTPRADGREHAHDHAHGGGCSHDHEQASVREGVDTPRTKEHEHTHGASCGHSHDHAHAHDHDHDHAHDHGTDSCCAPAALALAPLPGASAAANGNLRSAFRIMQMDCPTEETLIRKKLGGMKEVATLEFNLMQRMLTVEHVPGAEAAITSAIRSLGMTPEAAGNAGPGPAALPAERAKPWWPLALAGVAAIASEAATWFGLPTWLAAALAVLAVAACGLTTYKKGWIAIRNGNLNINALMSIAVTGAMVIGQWPEAAMVMVLFTIAELIEAKSLDRARNAIQGLMRLAPDTATVRQPDGSWATIEAAQVVLGAVVRVKPGERIGLDGEIVSGRSTVNQAPITGESLPVEKGQGDPVFAGTINESGSFEYRVTAVAGNTTLARIIHAVEEAQGAKAPTQRFVDQFARVYTPVVFAIALLVAIVPPLLIDGAWRDWIYRALVLLVIACPCALVISTPVTIVSGLAAAARRGILVKGGVYLEEGRKLVWLALDKTGTITHGKPVQTDFELRAADVDAARVRHLAASLASRSDHPVSQAVAAAARGDAAPAGAFAEVAEFEAIPGRGVRGTIDGTAYWLGNHRLVEELKRCSPALEERLDALEKQGKTVVMLIDAARVLGLFAVADTVKETSREAVAELHALGIRTAMLTGDNPHTASAIAAQVGIDDARGNQLPEDKLAAVNELAAGPGAVGMVGDGINDAPALARADIGFAMGAMGTDTAIETADVALMDDDLRKIPAFVRLSRATHRVLVQNIGFALLVKLVFLGLTIAGLGTMWMAVFADAGASLIVVGNGLRLLRQQR
- a CDS encoding zinc ribbon domain-containing protein; this encodes MSLLKWITGGHGRGHGGGFSRGHGGGHGGYGWGNQGGHSNGGFPPPSGSGPLQNLACARCGALNGAAAQFCSQCGVSQKPAACGKCSAALDAAARFCQRCGTQVA
- a CDS encoding AraC family transcriptional regulator, producing MTATLPACWTRYHARLARVHAYIRAHLDEPLDLNRLAEVACLSPYHWHRIYQGLYGESVVATVRRIRLARAADDLIRTGRPISDIAQRAGYGSPHAFSRAFRDAFGMPPAQYRSRRVAQPALSSQPGASSMTQHEVVLRHLDPIEVLSVDHVGPYPEIGLAFEQLAGWIGVRDLFGPDTRCIGIFYDDPDATPAAQLRSKACFALGPRAAGVTVEPPVARTVIAGGEYAVLTHRGPYQQLAETYDWLYGTWLPDSGREAADAPSFELYLNSPQEVRPAELLTEIHLPLR